A portion of the Homalodisca vitripennis isolate AUS2020 chromosome 2, UT_GWSS_2.1, whole genome shotgun sequence genome contains these proteins:
- the LOC124353657 gene encoding UDP-glycosyltransferase UGT5-like isoform X1 — MRQLLSCLFIAIVANCAMSARILAVLPIGSRSHQNMFQGVLKALAARGHQVVNYSPYPLEEKMTNYTDILLDVPYASDIINSLKMLEEIMHTSSAKGAKFLWDFSMTILENLLHNQNITNLIESDEKFDLVVLEAIFAQEALLAFGHRFNAPVINLHTFGAFSPINAVSGNSLALGYIPDYPLSFSNRMSFYERILNVYSATTSLHYYYSQYLPGQEAFARSMFKDPSMPPLIEQLHNISLFVNNINPYVHYSRPYTLNMVAVGGIHLSSERKPLPQVMKEFLDDGKRGVIYLSLGSILPDNLLPQQFFDNFINAFRRLPYKVLWKTKSNFAKLPGKIFTSDWTPQQDVLAHPNVVLFVTHGGMMSQHEVINAGVPVICIPFLGDQRMNAKFYESQEIGVKINFDELSEDTFYSAVTTVLSSSKYKDNMVRLSRIYRDQPTSPADRVVFWVEYVLRHGGALHLRPASSLMPWYRRYLVDIFVTAVVTVVVSILAFYFVIKSMLSLIFAMNDNVRTSAHFKKIK, encoded by the exons ATGAGGCAGCTGCTGTCATGTCTGTTTATCGCCATTGTTGCCAACTGTGCGATGAGTGCCCGCATCCTCGCAGTGTTACCAATCGGCAGTAGAAGCCACCAGAACATGTTCCAAGGAGTCCTTAAGGCTCTGGCTGCCAGAGGACATCAGGTCGTCAACTACTCTCCGTATCCTTTGGAGGAAAAGATGACCAACTACACAGACATTCTCCTAGATGTTCCCTATGCAAGCGATATAATAA ATTCTTTGAAAATGCTAGAGGAAATAATGCACACATCTTCAGCCAAAGGTGCAAAGTTCCTATGGGATTTCAGCATGACGATTCTGGAAAACCTCTTACATAACCAGAACATAACAAACCTCATCGAGTCAGATGAAAAGTTCGACTTGGTAGTCCTTGAAGCAATCTTTGCCCAGGAGGCATTGCTTGCGTTTGGGCACAGATTTAATGCGCCGGTAATAAACCTTCACACGTTTGGAGCTTTCAGTCCAATAAACGCCGTTTCAGGAAATTCTCTAGCATTAGGATACATACCGGACTACCCCTTATCGTTTTCTAACCGAATGTCCTTCTATGAGAGGATTCTGAACGTGTACTCAGCAACAACTTCTCTTCACTATTACTACTCTCAGTACTTGCCCGGTCAAGAAGCCTTTGCGAGATCGATGTTCAAGGACCCTTCAATGCCACCCTTGATAGAGCAACTACACAACATATCGCTGTTCGTCAACAACATCAACCCCTATGTGCACTACAGCCGGCCCTACACACTCAACATGGTCGCAGTTGGAGGAATCCACCTATCTTCGGAACGGAAGCCTTTACCGCAG GTTATGAAGGAATTCCTAGACGACGGGAAACGAGGCGTTATTTACTTAAGCCTTGGCTCAATCCTTCCTGACAATCTTCTTCCTCAACAGTTCTTCGACAACTTCATCAACGCTTTCCGCAGACTGCCCTACAAGGTATTGTGGAAAACAAAAAGCAATTTCGCGAAGCTGCctggtaaaatatttacatccGATTGGACTCCTCAGCAAGATGTTCTAG CTCATCCTAACGTAGTATTGTTTGTGACTCACGGAGGGATGATGAGTCAGCACGAAGTTATTAATGCCGGAGTCCCCGTGATCTGCATTCCTTTCCTGGGAGATCAACGAATGAATGCCAAATTTTACGAGAGTCAAGAGATTGGAGTTAAGATCAACTTCGACGAGCTTTCAGAAGACACATTTTATTCTGCCGTAACAACAGTATTATCATCATCTAA ATACAAGGATAACATGGTGAGACTATCACGTATATACCGGGACCAGCCGACCTCTCCTGCAGACAGGGTGGTATTCTGGGTGGAGTACGTCCTAAGACATGGCGGAGCTCTGCATCTTCGTCCTGCGTCGTCGCTGATGCCATGGTATCGTCGTTACCTCGTGGACATCTTCGTGACGGCTGTGGTCACCGTCGTTGTTTCCATCCTAGCTTTTTACTTTGTCATTAAATCAATGCTGTCTTTAATATTTGCCATGAACGATAATGTCAGGACAAGTgcacattttaagaaaataaaataa
- the LOC124353657 gene encoding UDP-glycosyltransferase UGT5-like isoform X2: MRQLLSCLFIAIVANCAMSARILAVLPIGSRSHQNMFQGVLKALAARGHQVVNYSPYPLEEKMTNYTDILLDVPYASDIINSLKMLEEIMHTSSAKGAKFLWDFSMTILENLLHNQNITNLIESDEKFDLVVLEAIFAQEALLAFGHRFNAPVINLHTFGAFSPINAVSGNSLALGYIPDYPLSFSNRMSFYERILNVYSATTSLHYYYSQYLPGQEAFARSMFKDPSMPPLIEQLHNISLFVNNINPYVHYSRPYTLNMVAVGGIHLSSERKPLPQVMKEFLDDGKRGVIYLSLGSILPDNLLPQQFFDNFINAFRRLPYKVLWKTKSNFAKLPGKIFTSDWTPQQDVLAHPNVVLFVTHGGMMSQHEVINAGVPVICIPFLGDQRMNAKFYESQEIGVKINFDELSEDTFYSAVTTVLSSSKYKDNMARLSHIGTSRHILQTGWCSGWSTS, encoded by the exons ATGAGGCAGCTGCTGTCATGTCTGTTTATCGCCATTGTTGCCAACTGTGCGATGAGTGCCCGCATCCTCGCAGTGTTACCAATCGGCAGTAGAAGCCACCAGAACATGTTCCAAGGAGTCCTTAAGGCTCTGGCTGCCAGAGGACATCAGGTCGTCAACTACTCTCCGTATCCTTTGGAGGAAAAGATGACCAACTACACAGACATTCTCCTAGATGTTCCCTATGCAAGCGATATAATAA ATTCTTTGAAAATGCTAGAGGAAATAATGCACACATCTTCAGCCAAAGGTGCAAAGTTCCTATGGGATTTCAGCATGACGATTCTGGAAAACCTCTTACATAACCAGAACATAACAAACCTCATCGAGTCAGATGAAAAGTTCGACTTGGTAGTCCTTGAAGCAATCTTTGCCCAGGAGGCATTGCTTGCGTTTGGGCACAGATTTAATGCGCCGGTAATAAACCTTCACACGTTTGGAGCTTTCAGTCCAATAAACGCCGTTTCAGGAAATTCTCTAGCATTAGGATACATACCGGACTACCCCTTATCGTTTTCTAACCGAATGTCCTTCTATGAGAGGATTCTGAACGTGTACTCAGCAACAACTTCTCTTCACTATTACTACTCTCAGTACTTGCCCGGTCAAGAAGCCTTTGCGAGATCGATGTTCAAGGACCCTTCAATGCCACCCTTGATAGAGCAACTACACAACATATCGCTGTTCGTCAACAACATCAACCCCTATGTGCACTACAGCCGGCCCTACACACTCAACATGGTCGCAGTTGGAGGAATCCACCTATCTTCGGAACGGAAGCCTTTACCGCAG GTTATGAAGGAATTCCTAGACGACGGGAAACGAGGCGTTATTTACTTAAGCCTTGGCTCAATCCTTCCTGACAATCTTCTTCCTCAACAGTTCTTCGACAACTTCATCAACGCTTTCCGCAGACTGCCCTACAAGGTATTGTGGAAAACAAAAAGCAATTTCGCGAAGCTGCctggtaaaatatttacatccGATTGGACTCCTCAGCAAGATGTTCTAG CTCATCCTAACGTAGTATTGTTTGTGACTCACGGAGGGATGATGAGTCAGCACGAAGTTATTAATGCCGGAGTCCCCGTGATCTGCATTCCTTTCCTGGGAGATCAACGAATGAATGCCAAATTTTACGAGAGTCAAGAGATTGGAGTTAAGATCAACTTCGACGAGCTTTCAGAAGACACATTTTATTCTGCCGTAACAACAGTATTATCATCATCTAA ATACAAGGATAACATGGCTAGACTATCACATATCGGGACCAGCCGTCATATCCTGCAGACAGGCTGGTGTTCTGGGTGGAGTACGTCCTGA